CCTATCAACGACAGCTTCGATGCGACATCCCACATTCGCTATATTCTTACCGATTCAATTTTAGAAATTTATTGTGAATTCGATCCTGTTCGCCTCTAGCGTGAATGCATTCATCGAACGCAGTCGCTCAACGAATGAGCGGAGCTGATCAATATAGGTTCGAACTCGTTCGATCGTCGTTTGAATGGCTTCGAGGATCCACTCGAATAGAATTGTATTAGATAGAATACTGAATGAATTGTACAAGAACGCGCTCCCTATCTCTGAGCTGGCGAGCCCTTCGGAAACCTCGCTCGGCCTAATATGGACCCTACGATTGTCTAAATCACTCTATCATGAGATACTGTTACTGGAATGAAATGAGAGGTGAGCCTTCTTGTCTAGGGCTCTGTTTGCTTTTATATCTTAAAGCTGTTACATCTTGAAGCTGGGCTGACCATGTCCAGATTCATGTCAATAGCCTCGGCAAATATACAACCATCTTTTTGGGCTTCACATATCCTATGATATgatttaatttaactaatcGTAAGAGGAAACATGAAACAATGATGTATGACTGTTTAACAAAAATACAGCACTGTATCTCAACACAAAATTAGATATAGTGGTAATTTAATAAATGCTTATTCTTTATCAAAGGTTATTTTTCGGCTGCAATAAGAGGGAAATCCGAACCTAATATACAAGTATTCACCGTCTGTAGGACGTAATTAAACCGTCTTATCAACTACACCGTCAGCTATAGTTCATTGTATGGATAGTACACGCACCGAGCTGGTCTTCTAAGTGACGGCTGTGGAGAAAACTACGTAATTCAAACAGAACCGTTACTCGAAGCTCCCAAGCTTGATTTGGAACAAGGAGATACAGATGCGAAAAGTTGACCAGAGTAGATTATGAAGAAGGCAGACCAAGTTACAAAGAGAAAACGATTCTCACGGCCGTATAACCCAGACAAACAGTAGAACGCCCGAAAACACCGGCCGATGTCAAGATAACATATGCAGAGATAATGGGGTTGTGTACAATAAGTACCGGAAACACAGGATATTCGGGGTCCATGAGAATCAACACGGATAATATACCAACATGCTAGCAGCCAAGAGTCTATAAGTAGAAGAACAGGTTGTGACCCGAAGATGCGCGCACTAAAGGAGATCGGCAGACAAAAGTAGTGAGGGTATGTGACGTCAACCGTCGAGACAATCAATCATTGATACTTAAAGCCACAAATGACATCATCCTATCGAATAAGAGTCGCTAAACCGTGCGTGTAAGAGGGGGGGAGCGTTGAATGTTTCGTCACTCAAGAATTACGGTGGCGTTGGGGTCTGTCGAATTTCCGGCTGATCGGGGCGACGCTTCTCGTAAGACCGCATATACATCGCATCCGATTGAGGATCCGTCTCCGTAGATGAGCCGAACGCACGAGGCACCCCTGTTTGAGATGCtatctgctgctgttgctgttgttgagcaACAATCTCCCGTGCATAAAATTCGACAAGCATGGTTCCATATGcttccaattcttcaacTGGTATTGAGAGTCGAAAATCATTTAGTAGTAAGAATTGAAGCTCGAGGTGGTTCAGCTCAACCAGCGGAAGACCTCCCACCTAAAATAAATTAGCTCCGCAGGAAAGGGATATCAGTAGACAGCAAAATACCTTCGCGTATCGAGAATTAGTATAGAAAACATCGGAAAAGAATTTACTGGCACAGGTCACGCCCGCGATGACCAGCCGGTGAATGTTAAAACTATCGACAACAAAAAATTGGGAAAAGTAgtcgtcttcctcctgggGGTGCAAAGACGGTGATATAGATGATGGACTTGTCGGGTCCTGTGCTCTCATTCCAGCAGAAGATGGGGGAGTCACCATGGGCGAGCCATGCGCAGGTTTTACTGCCGACTCCTGAGACCCTGGCCGAGAGGCGGAGTCCGGTTGGATGTGTCCCCAGCGCCGCTGGAGACGCTCCAATTGGCCTTTATTCACTAGCTCAGTCATGCGATCAAAGTACACTAATAGGCTTAGGAAGACCTCATAAGTAGTTGGACAGTACTTATGAATGCGAGTCAAATAGCTGAGAATACTGATGCTCGGTACATTCTTGCCATGGAACGCAAGCACACTCGTAGCTTGCGGGCTAAGGCTTGCTGTGCCATCAGGGGGAGGAATGTGTCGATGAATCTGCTCATGGTGTGTGTCATTGGTCGTGGTGATTTTCGTAAGAAGTCCAGCAACCATCTCAATGATATCGGTGACTGGCATAGAGCTAATCTCATACTGGCGCTCCTGGGACCACTGCCCGGGCACTTGATCTCTCTGCGACTGGGCCAAAAATTCTTCGCTGGCAAAGCTCTGGATATGAGACAGATCACGGACTTTGATGCGACTCGGGGAGTTCGCTTCTGAGCCACCCAGCGACCGCAGAGACTGATGTGTCGGCTTCAGCCGAGGTGAAGCGGGAGATGAGTGGCTCTCCCGGTGAGAACCGGTGATCGGCGCTGCTGCAGCCTGGTTGGTACTCACATGTTGGGAGCGATGGAACGCGGGGTAAGTGGAAGAGTCGGCATAAGGCACATGGGTGGAACTCATTGAGGGAGGCTGGGTGTATGTCGATCCCGGCGTGGCTGAAGATTCTCGCGTGGACGGTTGAGAGGGTGTGTGAGATGACCGGTTGATATAGGCAGGCACATCATGCGAAGAGTGGGAGTGCAGACGAGCAGAGGCGGCGGCGGACGTTGATGGCGGGGCTGTGGAGGAAGTGGGGGTGGTATTGGTCGACGTGGACCTGGAACTGCCGGTGTCCAAGTGAGATGATGGGTGAGAAGTTTGATGGGATGAAGGTCGATAGACGGATTCCGAGGGAGTGATGGCGCCTCCCAGCATGGTGTAGGAGCTGTCAATGTGATCCGACCGCGGATGGTTGAGGAGAACTGATCCCATGTCAAGGCGTCTGGGCGACGGCTAAAACAGGCGGTGGTCTATGCTAAAAAGCCAAGGGCcgagaagctgcagaagTCAGCGACAGAGCCCGTTGGAGCAGCATACGAGGTGAGGGGTCATTGAGTTCGACAGATCGGATAAGGGTAATCATTCAGAGGGAGGACTCAAGATGAATGAGTTTGATTTAAtagggaaaaaagggaaatgaATAAACAAGGAATGAGAGGCGAAGAAATCAAGTTGTTGTacaggagaaagaaaggccGGGTGAGGGATCAGATACACTTAATTGATGGGTCGATTTGattctcgaagaagaaatgaattGAGCCTAGATCAATATCAGGTGAGAGAGCGCTTTAGTGAACCCAACCCAGGCTGTCAGCGGGAAGGGAATCACAGCCGATAATCAAAGACAGGCAACTCCATTGCGCTCGATCAATGAGAGAAGGGGGGATGAACTCcgaattgaattgaattaAAGGCAAATTAAAAAGAGCCCCCAAAACAACGGGTGGAGGAGCAACtggggaaagagaggaagggggGGCAAGTGGTCGAGGGAGAGTATGCGTGGCGAAAGGAAGAGGTGATCAAGTCCAGAATGAGAGGATCAGAGGTGCAATCGATCAGTGACTTCGAAGGGCCCACCGGGCGAGCAGCACTCTCGACCACAACCACTCATGCAAGTTTTATTTAGTCTTTGAACTTGCTTcaaaatttaaaaataaccACTGACCTTTCAGCGTCGTCATTCCTCCTGCAAGGACAGAGAGTATAAAAACATACTCTTTCTTATTTATCCTATTCTTTAAGAATAGTCTCCGATCCTCCAATGTGGTACGCATCACCTGGAATGGAAAGGGTGGAACCTTTATCAGCGGGTGGTTGACCCTTACGACAAAGTCTAAGAGAAAGTAGTCAGAATTCAATTCTAGCCAAAGGGTACTATTACTGACTACTATGTACTACTACATACTTACAACGGCCCGGATCCTGATCGTCGACTGGATAGTCTCCACGCATAGACCAATGACGAGTCTCCGGACGCGCAGGTGTGTGGATGAGCGAAGAACGATTGGCGGTGGCTTTGTGTCATAGTGCTCGACTGCTTGAATTCTATCCCTCCTATTGCTCCAACCCAATTAGTATTGATATCATTTACGGATTGACCCTCTACTCCGGTTTTACCCCCCCGACATTGTTGTTTCCACCGAACCATGTTTTGGGAAAATGCTGCCTTGTTACTTTTTGGATGATGGAAAGATTACTACAACAatccagaaaagaaaatgaaaagataccaaaaattttttaaaattaatttaaatcgAAATATATATGCAGGGAAGAAGACTCAGCATATATCACTGCAAAATGAACTAATTAAATTCAAAAATGCTACTGTTCACGAGCAAGAGATCACTTATTCTCTCGACTTGATATTGGTAGAGTTGGCTCTCACAGCTGGTATATTAATGCCCTCGCACAGGATCATAATGGTTCCTCTATCATGTTACTCAGATCGGAGGGTTCACAGCTAACCGCAGTCCAATAGAAAGGAAAGTCGACCAGATCATCATTCAATACGATTATATCCATCAGTTGGTGAAACCTGGCCCGGTGTAGTCCGTGTCGGGTAGGTAGAGATGTCTTTGAGCTCCTTTAGCCGTCAATACTACCAGTCGAATCACACCTCCCGAGCTTCCGTCCCATTTGATAGCCTCTCGCAATGCTCCCCGAACAAAGTTAAtgccctcctcttctgtcaTATTCTCTTTCCAGTTCGCATCACAGTAGCCGTAAATGTAGGTCGAACCAGATCCACCAATGGAATAAGGCTGCTTGTGTAGGGATCCGCCCAGCGGTATCGAATATACCTGACCGCCATGTCGGGGATCGTATccggcgatgatgatgccagCACTGCAGCCAGTCATGTTAGCGGTGATTCTTTGCTTCGAGCATAGAGAGCGCCTACCTCAGCATATCCTTGTTCTCATAGCACAGCTCCTGAAACAGCGACGCGGCAACCTGGGTGCTAGGGGCCTCATTGTTGGTAATCGAATACATGTTGAGGTGATAGGAGACAATGTCCGCCACGGCTTGCGTGTCTGCAGCAGATCCCGATCGACAGCACCAGATCGTATCATGAACCTGCGTCAATTTGTCCGTGACTCGATTGGCAATGTAAGCGCCCGTCGTTGTTCGGCTGTCGGCACCTAATATAACACCATCTTTGAAGTTGATAGCCATACTAATCCTGGTCAACACACAATCTTAAAGCGTGGGGCTGGCCCTTTGAACTTACATCGAGGTACCTAGGCTGTTTTGAAGGGAAACGTTAGCCAACATGTCAAAAAGACGGCATCATAGGTTAAGGTGACGCCATACTTGACCTCGCCGCTCTTCAGGTGGTTCATATCAACATGAATACCATCTGTAATGAATCATCAGTCACTGCACTGCTGCACAACTCTTATCTCGATGGGGAACTATCCGACCTTCACCAAGCATCCCCGAGGCGCCGTGACCGACCATATTGGCTGATGAAGAAAGTATAGTGGGACTTCGTGAAAACGTGGAACGTAGCTCGCGATGATGCACAACCAACGGCCGGTATACGTCGGTTGATAGGACGGTGAGCTAAGGGTGTATTGAAATCGTAAGGGCTGATGGAAGGAGGAGAGATGATGTGATAATAGAATGAATATCCAGAAGAGCTCTGACGGAGCTCAAGGCAGGCGAACGCGTTACGTTGGCAGCTGAAGCTGGTTCCGCCGGGCGGTGAGTAGGAGCAACAATTCCATTGGCCAGATGCTGCCTCCCCGCAAGCCTCCTGAACAACTTCCCCCAGCCATGAGTTCCGGCTCAAAGATACGCCATCGTTTACCGGCTCTAGAGCTATTGAAACCCGTTTCCAAAGCTCCTCCCTGAAAGCTTGGGCCCCGGTTATTTTCCTTACTATCTCCTTACCTCTTTTAGACTTTCGAACTACGTCGTGTCTCAGTTCTATCGAATACTCAAGACAGCACGTCCACATCTACCCGTACAACTATAATGTCCGAGTCTCCGCCGCCCCCACCGTCTTGGAGCATCACCAACATGGCCAACAGCGCCGCTCAGTACCTAAGGCTGCCGGTTTTGGCATCATCTGGTTTGGCAGTTGTTGCCAGTGGTCTTTTGTATTTCAAACAAAAGTTAGTACTATCCAATTCGTGTGCTCGTTTGGTAGTGTCGTATATCCATAAGGCGCATGAGTTAGAAGTTGACCACGTGTGCAGTGAGTTGATCTATCCTCGCAATGTTCCTACCGATGCGCGCACCTTTGTACCGAAGCCCCGACAGTTTGGGGTCAACAATTACGAAGAACTCCAGATTCCTACGCCGGATGGCGAATCATTACATGCCCTCTTCCTTCGTCCCTCTAAGAAAGGTCTTGCCGGTGATATTACTGTCTTGATGTTCCATGGAAATGCCGGGAATATTGGTCATCGGATTCCGATTGCAAGGGTCTTGCTTGATATACTAGGTTGCAATGTGCTTATGCTGGAGTATCGCGGCTACGGGCTCTCGACCGGCGTCCCGGACGAAGCAGGGCTAAAAATTGATGCCCAAACTGGACTCGACTATATCCGACAACGAGCAGAGACTAGCAATAACAAGGTTATAGTTTACGGGCAAAGTCTAGGAGGAGCGGTCGCGATCAATCTTGTGGCTGAGAACCAAGATAAGGGTGACATTGGAGGCCTAATCCTTGAAAATACTTTTTTGAGTATTCGCAAGCTGATTCCGACGTATGTTCGCTACCATCTACGTCACATCACTCACCTGCGCTAACTTGTATGTAGGGTTTTTCCTCCCGCCCGGTACCTTGCTCGCTTTTGTCACCAATATTGGACTAGTGAAGAGGTCCTACCCAAAATCACTAAAGTCCCCATTCTGTTCCTTAGCGGATTGAAGGACGAAATCGTCCCGTAGGTTTCCTCGTGATTAAGGCCTCCAGGAAACAGAACTGACACAAGACCGTGTATAGCCCATCAAATATGACTCAGCTCTTTGCTATTTGCCAATCGGAACGCAAAGTATGGCGCACTTTGCCGAACGGTGCCCACAATGACAGCGTTGCTGAACCAGGCTACTTCGAGCATATTCATTCCTttatcaaggaagaagtcatcgATCAGGACTGATAGATGCTCGCCTCCTGCATGGATGACCTACCGTCTTAGGCCAAGTTCGGTATGCGGGCTTTTGCTGTTGGCCTCTTCTACTCTACACAACCCCTTTTCCCCTTTACCGTCTTCTAATATCTCTTGAGCCTGTTACAAAAGAAGAGCCCTGGGGTCTTTTTCAACGATTCAAAGGTGACTGCAGGCAGTGCTGCCCTTGCTGCCGCGATAGATTAACGATTAATTCTTATTCCGCCAAACCCTTTCCTGGCTCGCCTATGCCAGGTCTTGTTCATATTTCAGCTCTTCTTCTATTCCGTTGTTTGGTGCGTGATGCCCTAGGCATTGACATGTTGTATTCATACAGGTTATGTTCGGCGAAACTTATGCGCTTACgatgttttccttttgtgttctttgctttgcttttgttttcgtttctttttctttgtccctgGATTTTATATGGACGTTATATCCTATCAGCTTTGACATTTGTAGGGCGGCTGGGTTGGAAGGTTGGCTATCTATCTCACAGCCATAAGACCCCGTTGATGGTCTCACGAACGCCCAACTTGCTAATTTTCGATATACAATATTTCTAGACCCTATTACCTGATTAATAAAATGACTATTTTATTGTGAAGTTAATTTGGCCTTCCGtgtctttcattcttcttcatGCTTACCTTCAATTTTCCCGTTAAGCCGCCGCTCAAGAAACCACTATTGCTAAATCATATGTCGACACGTTTTCCAAAATTCTAAGATTCAAAAACAGCCTCACCCCTGGGCCAAAGCTCACAGAGTGTTGATGACTATAATGAGTATCATAACTGATGCCATCTATCGTACATAGTATTGCTGTATTCTAGGTCTATCCCAAAAACAGAACAATATAAAGATGTTAAAAGTAATACAACGCTAGAATCAAAATATAAACACAATCTACAActtctccgcctcctccaacAACGCTTCGAGCTTGAAGACATTGGTATCTCCCTTAGTGAACGAGCGCAGCAGCTCGCCCTTGCGTCCACTAGCCTGGCCACCGAAATCATAGAAGCGCTGAACACAGCTAACCAACCAGGTCGCGTCAGTCGAGGTAATACCCGAGTTTGGCATAATCTGACCATGCATGAGGACCAGACCCTTCTCATCGGCTAGATCAAGGTGGTGCGTGATAGTGGTATGGGGCTGGGCGTAGGAGCCATGCAACTGGTACGCGGCGAGCTGGGTGAAGATGACAGTGGAGGTGTGAGAGGTAGCCAAGGGTCCGGAGGTGACTGTCGGAGCGGCGGGATGGAATGCCCACTGCAGGAAATGGATTTCTGCGCCGGCACCGGCGGCTTCATCGCCCTGCTGCTCGGGTTGGTCGGCCTCGGGTTGCGTGCGGGGCAGGGGGAGGACGAATTGGGGGTTTTGGCGAGCGGCCGAGGCAATGCGCTGGTATGTTTCTACCGGGATGACGGCGCAGACGGAGTGTGGGTTGCTAGCATGGCGGAGACGCCAGATCGCCTCGATCTCCTTTGGTGGGAGGTCGAGGACTTTCTCGACGTCGATGAAGGAGCTGAGGGGCTTGATGCCTGTGGAGGATTTGCCGGAGGCTTCAGATGCGGCATTGGCTTGGGGGGAAGGTGgcgggggaggaggatgagttgc
This Aspergillus flavus chromosome 1, complete sequence DNA region includes the following protein-coding sequences:
- a CDS encoding putative cyclin-dependent protein kinase complex component; translated protein: MGSVLLNHPRSDHIDSSYTMLGGAITPSESVYRPSSHQTSHPSSHLDTGSSRSTSTNTTPTSSTAPPSTSAAASARLHSHSSHDVPAYINRSSHTPSQPSTRESSATPGSTYTQPPSMSSTHVPYADSSTYPAFHRSQHVSTNQAAAAPITGSHRESHSSPASPRLKPTHQSLRSLGGSEANSPSRIKVRDLSHIQSFASEEFLAQSQRDQVPGQWSQERQYEISSMPVTDIIEMVAGLLTKITTTNDTHHEQIHRHIPPPDGTASLSPQATSVLAFHGKNVPSISILSYLTRIHKYCPTTYEVFLSLLVYFDRMTELVNKGQLERLQRRWGHIQPDSASRPGSQESAVKPAHGSPMVTPPSSAGMRAQDPTSPSSISPSLHPQEEDDYFSQFFVVDSFNIHRLVIAGVTCASKFFSDVFYTNSRYAKVGGLPLVELNHLELQFLLLNDFRLSIPVEELEAYGTMLVEFYAREIVAQQQQQQQIASQTGVPRAFGSSTETDPQSDAMYMRSYEKRRPDQPEIRQTPTPP
- a CDS encoding putative proteasome component Pre3, whose protein sequence is MVGHGASGMLGEDGIHVDMNHLKSGEVNLGTSIMAINFKDGVILGADSRTTTGAYIANRVTDKLTQVHDTIWCCRSGSAADTQAVADIVSYHLNMYSITNNEAPSTQVAASLFQELCYENKDMLSAGIIIAGYDPRHGGQVYSIPLGGSLHKQPYSIGGSGSTYIYGYCDANWKENMTEEEGINFVRGALREAIKWDGSSGGVIRLVVLTAKGAQRHLYLPDTDYTGPGFTN
- a CDS encoding BEM46 family protein; its protein translation is MSESPPPPPSWSITNMANSAAQYLRLPVLASSGLAVVASGLLYFKQKLVLSNSCARLVVSYIHKAHELEVDHVCSELIYPRNVPTDARTFVPKPRQFGVNNYEELQIPTPDGESLHALFLRPSKKGLAGDITVLMFHGNAGNIGHRIPIARVLLDILGCNVLMLEYRGYGLSTGVPDEAGLKIDAQTGLDYIRQRAETSNNKVIVYGQSLGGAVAINLVAENQDKGDIGGLILENTFLSIRKLIPTVFPPARYLARFCHQYWTSEEVLPKITKVPILFLSGLKDEIVPPSNMTQLFAICQSERKVWRTLPNGAHNDSVAEPGYFEHIHSFIKEEVIDQD
- a CDS encoding putative F1F0 ATP synthase assembly protein Atp11; this translates as MAFLRPSTFQSLIRNTRTPFLRVQQRRWAQVHDVRFLATHHDPKLVLDRYRNKLDQKAQQEGHGSVESLKDAYKEKIDDFRRKASTIVTPEPSKPTPSPSTSATHPPPPPPSPQANAASEASGKSSTGIKPLSSFIDVEKVLDLPPKEIEAIWRLRHASNPHSVCAVIPVETYQRIASAARQNPQFVLPLPRTQPEADQPEQQGDEAAGAGAEIHFLQWAFHPAAPTVTSGPLATSHTSTVIFTQLAAYQLHGSYAQPHTTITHHLDLADEKGLVLMHGQIMPNSGITSTDATWLVSCVQRFYDFGGQASGRKGELLRSFTKGDTNVFKLEALLEEAEKL